From the genome of Streptacidiphilus rugosus AM-16, one region includes:
- a CDS encoding helix-hairpin-helix domain-containing protein — MSSDAPDSDLPLGLSPPARRALDAAGYRCLADLDGAAEAALRQLPGVGPKAVRLLKLALAGRGMRLTG; from the coding sequence ATGAGCAGCGACGCACCCGACTCGGATCTCCCGCTCGGCCTGTCGCCCCCGGCCCGCCGCGCCCTCGACGCGGCGGGCTACCGCTGTCTCGCCGACCTGGACGGCGCCGCCGAGGCGGCGCTGCGGCAGCTCCCCGGCGTCGGCCCGAAGGCCGTCCGGCTGCTGAAGCTGGCCCTGGCCGGCCGCGGCATGCGCCTGACCGGCTGA
- a CDS encoding amino acid permease, with product MSSPESSALAPEAVQTDEQRLHELGYAQELARSMSGFSNFAVSFTIISILSGCLTLYGTGMNTGGPVVIVWGWPFVGLMTLLVGLAMAEVCSSYPTAGGLYYWAAKLSPRNGAAWSWFTGWFNFLGQVAVTAGIDFGAAQFINALMDLQGWYKATPGHTIIIFGLVLLVHGALNTFGVKIVALLSNVSVWWHILGVLVIVGALAITPKHHQSASFVFTHFVNNTGWSSALYVAAIGLLMAQYTFTGYDASAHMTEETRDAARSGPRGIVMSILVSLVAGWVLLIGITFAIQNYAAETGSATGVPPAQIFLDAAGATGGKLLLLVAIGAQLFCGMSSVTANSRMIYAFSRDGALPGSAVWHRINPRTRTPTNGVWLAVAGAFLLGLPYLWNLTAYQAVTSISVIGLYIAYVIPTFLRLRLGADFRPGPWQLGRWSRPIGIAAVIWVAIITVLFMLPTLNPVTWTSFNYAPIAVLVVLGFAGGWWLLSARNWFTGPRVQGTPEELAAVERDLSGG from the coding sequence ATGTCGTCCCCCGAGTCATCCGCGCTCGCCCCCGAGGCCGTCCAGACGGACGAGCAACGCCTCCACGAGCTCGGCTACGCACAGGAACTGGCCCGCAGCATGTCGGGCTTCTCCAACTTCGCCGTCTCCTTCACCATCATCTCGATCCTCTCCGGCTGCCTCACCCTCTACGGGACCGGCATGAACACCGGCGGGCCCGTCGTCATCGTCTGGGGCTGGCCCTTCGTCGGCCTGATGACGCTCCTGGTCGGCCTGGCCATGGCCGAGGTCTGCTCCAGCTACCCGACCGCGGGCGGTCTCTACTACTGGGCCGCCAAGCTGTCGCCGCGCAACGGCGCGGCATGGTCCTGGTTCACCGGCTGGTTCAACTTCCTGGGCCAGGTCGCGGTGACCGCCGGCATCGACTTCGGCGCCGCGCAGTTCATCAACGCCCTGATGGACCTCCAGGGTTGGTACAAGGCCACGCCCGGCCACACGATCATCATCTTCGGCCTGGTGCTGCTGGTCCACGGCGCGCTGAACACCTTCGGCGTCAAGATCGTGGCGCTGCTCAGCAACGTCAGCGTCTGGTGGCACATCCTGGGCGTGCTGGTGATCGTCGGCGCGCTGGCGATCACGCCGAAGCACCACCAGTCCGCGAGCTTCGTCTTCACCCACTTCGTCAACAACACCGGCTGGAGCAGCGCCCTCTACGTGGCCGCGATCGGCCTGCTGATGGCGCAGTACACCTTCACCGGCTACGACGCCTCCGCCCACATGACCGAGGAGACCCGCGACGCGGCCCGCTCGGGTCCGCGCGGGATCGTGATGTCGATCCTGGTCTCGCTGGTCGCCGGCTGGGTGCTGCTGATCGGCATCACCTTCGCCATCCAGAACTACGCCGCCGAGACCGGCAGCGCGACCGGCGTGCCGCCCGCGCAGATCTTCCTGGACGCGGCCGGCGCCACCGGCGGCAAGCTGCTGCTGCTCGTGGCGATCGGCGCCCAGCTCTTCTGCGGGATGAGCTCGGTGACCGCCAACTCCCGCATGATCTACGCCTTCTCGCGGGACGGAGCGCTGCCGGGCTCCGCGGTCTGGCACCGGATCAACCCGCGCACCAGGACGCCCACCAACGGCGTCTGGCTCGCGGTGGCCGGCGCGTTCCTGCTCGGGCTGCCGTACCTGTGGAACCTGACCGCCTACCAGGCGGTCACCTCGATCTCCGTGATCGGGCTCTACATCGCCTACGTCATCCCGACGTTCCTGCGGCTGCGGCTCGGCGCGGACTTCCGGCCGGGCCCCTGGCAGCTCGGCCGGTGGAGCCGTCCGATCGGGATCGCGGCGGTGATCTGGGTCGCGATCATCACGGTGCTCTTCATGCTGCCGACGCTGAACCCGGTCACCTGGACGTCGTTCAACTACGCGCCGATCGCCGTGCTGGTGGTCCTCGGCTTCGCGGGCGGCTGGTGGCTGCTGTCGGCCCGCAACTGGTTCACCGGCCCGCGCGTGCAGGGCACCCCGGAGGAGCTGGCCGCCGTGGAGCGGGACCTCAGCGGCGGGTGA
- a CDS encoding glycerophosphodiester phosphodiesterase: MTLPTSHPYLDHPGPLGFAHRGGTLGGPENSMPAFERAVRLGYRYLETDVHATADGVLVAFHDERLERVTDGSGAISALPWRTVSAARIAGREAIPTLEELLDAFPEARFNIDVKAVGAVRPLVDAVRRTNAWDRVCAGSFSDSRLAAVRAAAGPRLATAAGPRAVAALKLRALTGGRAPLARSVRRRSVCVQVPEFLPGEAERGVRLVDRAFLDTAHALGVQVHVWTVNEAERIRALLDLGVDGIMTDRIDVLRDVLIERGAWI, from the coding sequence ATCACGCTTCCCACCAGCCACCCCTACCTGGACCATCCCGGCCCGCTCGGCTTCGCCCATCGCGGCGGCACGCTCGGCGGCCCGGAGAACTCCATGCCCGCGTTCGAGCGGGCAGTCAGGCTCGGCTACCGCTATCTGGAGACCGACGTCCACGCCACCGCCGACGGCGTGCTGGTCGCCTTCCACGACGAGCGGCTGGAGCGCGTGACCGACGGCTCTGGCGCGATCTCCGCACTGCCCTGGCGCACCGTCTCGGCCGCCAGGATCGCCGGGCGCGAGGCGATACCGACGCTGGAGGAGCTGCTGGACGCCTTCCCCGAGGCGCGCTTCAACATCGACGTGAAGGCCGTCGGCGCGGTCCGCCCGCTGGTCGACGCGGTGCGGCGCACCAACGCCTGGGACCGGGTCTGCGCCGGCTCCTTCTCCGACTCCCGCCTGGCCGCCGTCCGGGCGGCGGCGGGGCCGCGGCTGGCGACGGCGGCCGGACCGCGCGCGGTCGCCGCGCTCAAGCTGCGGGCGCTGACCGGTGGCCGCGCGCCGCTGGCCCGCTCGGTGCGCCGTCGGTCGGTCTGCGTCCAGGTGCCGGAGTTCCTGCCGGGCGAGGCCGAGCGCGGCGTGCGGCTGGTCGACCGGGCCTTCCTGGACACCGCCCACGCGCTCGGCGTCCAGGTGCACGTCTGGACCGTCAACGAAGCGGAACGCATTCGTGCTCTTCTGGACCTCGGTGTTGATGGCATCATGACGGATCGCATCGACGTCCTGCGCGATGTCCTGATCGAGCGCGGAGCCTGGATTTGA